CGCAGTTCGCTGCGGCCCAGCGGTCCATCGTGGGCGGTTCCCCACACGGCCGGCTCAGCCCGCGGGACCGGACTAATCGCGTGGCCGAGTCGGGTGGGGTAACGGTCTTCGAGGCGGGTGAGTGTCGCCTGGGTCATGCCTGCGCAGCAGGGGCGGCGTAGGCGCCGGTCTCGTCGTGAACCTCCCGTCCGGTCACCGGGGGGTTGAACACACAGAGCATCCGCATCTGCTCGTCGCAGACGATGCGGTGCCGCTCATGGCCGTTGAGCAGGTACATCGACCCGGCGGCCAGCGGATAGTCGACACCGGTCTCCAGGTCGGTGAGGGTGCCCTTACCCTCCACCAGCCAGACCGCCTCGAAGTGGTGCTTGTAGTGGAATTCGTTGACCGACCCGGCTTCGATGGTGGTCTCGTGGAACGAGAACCCCACGCCGTCGTCGGCGAGGACGATCCGCTTGGAACGCCAGGCCTTATCCGCCACATCGCGGTCGGTGCCGGTGATCTCCTCGGTGGTGCGCACAATCATCGGGGTACAGCTCCTCTCGTCAGGCCAGGGTCGTCGCGACGGCGTCGGCGATGATGTCCATGCCGTGCTCCAGGTCGTCGCGCGAGGTGGTCAGCG
This sequence is a window from Mycolicibacillus parakoreensis. Protein-coding genes within it:
- a CDS encoding ectoine synthase, encoding MIVRTTEEITGTDRDVADKAWRSKRIVLADDGVGFSFHETTIEAGSVNEFHYKHHFEAVWLVEGKGTLTDLETGVDYPLAAGSMYLLNGHERHRIVCDEQMRMLCVFNPPVTGREVHDETGAYAAPAAQA